The Flavobacterium johnsoniae genomic sequence AGACGATAAGAAAGTAATTTTCTCAATGCAGAAATTGAGTAAAACCTATCAGGGTGCAGACAAACCAGTACTTAAGAATATTTATTTGAGTTTCTTTTACGGAGCTAAAATTGGTATTTTAGGTCTTAACGGTTCTGGAAAATCTTCTCTTTTAAAAATTATTGCAGGAGTTGATAAAAATTACCAAGGTGATGTGGTTTTTCAACCTGGCTATACCGTTGGTTATTTGGAGCAAGAACCAATTCTTGATGATTCAAAAACGGTTATCGAAATTGTTCGTGAAGGAGCTGCTGAAACGATGGCAGTTTTGGAAGAATACAATCAAATTAATGATTTATTTGGTCTTGAAGAAAATTACTCAGATCCAGATAAAATGGATAAATTGATGGATCGTCAAGCGGCTTTGCAAGATAAAATTGATGCGCTTGGAGCTTGGGAAATCGATACAAAATTAGAAATCGCAATGGATGCTTTGCGTACTCCAGAAGGAGATACGCCTATTAAAAACCTTTCTGGAGGAGAGCGTCGTCGTGTAGCTTTATGCCGTTTGTTATTGCAACAACCTGATGTATTGTTATTAGATGAGCCAACCAACCACCTTGATGCTGAGTCAGTTCTGTGGTTAGAGCAACACTTGGCGCAATATTCTGGAACTGTAATTGCTGTAACGCACGACCGTTATTTCTTAGACAACGTTGCAGGCTGGATTTTGGAGTTGGATAGAGGAGAAGGTATTCCATGGAAAGGGAATTATTCTTCTTGGTTAGATCAAAAATCGAATCGTTTAGCGCAAGAAGAAAAAGTGGCTTCTAAACGTAGAAAAACTTTAGAGCGTGAGTTGGAATGGGTTCGTCAAGGAGCAAAAGGACGTCAGACAAAACAAAAAGCTCGTTTACAGAACTACGATAAATTATTAAATGAAGATCAAAAACAACTAGATGAAAATCTAGAAATTTATATCCCGAACGGTCCACGTTTAGGAACAAATGTTATTGAAGCTAAAAATGTTGCAAAAGCTTTTGGTGAAAAATTATTGTATGATAATTTGAACTTTACGTTGCCACAAGCCGGAATTGTTGGAATTATCGGACCAAACGGTGCTGGTAAATCTACTATTTTCAAAATGATTATGGGAGAACAAGCTACTGATAGCGGTGAATTTTCTGTTGGAGAAACTGTAAAAATCGCTTACGTAGATCAGTCGCACTCTAATATTGATCCGAATAAATCTATTTGGGAAAACTTTGCTGATGGTCAGGAATTGATTATGATGGGCGGAAAGCAAGTGAACTCTAGAGCATATTTATCACGTTTCAATTTTGGTGGTGGCGAGCAAAACAAAAAAGTTTCTATGTTGTCAGGTGGTGAGCGTAACCGTTTACACTTAGCAATGACTTTGAAAGAAGAAGGAAACGTACTTTTACTGGATGAACCAACAAATGACTTAGATGTAAATACACTTCGTGCACTTGAAGAAGGTCTTGAAAATTTTGCTGGCTGTGCCGTAATTATTTCTCACGACAGATGGTTCTTAGATAGGATTTGTACACACATCTTAGCTTTTGAAGGAGATTCTGAAGTTTATTTCTTCGAAGGAAGTTTTACAGATTACGAAGAAAATAAAAAGAAACGTCTTGGAGGTGATTTAACTCCGAAACGTTTGAAATACAGAAAGTTGATTAGATAATTTTTCTAATAAATTTCAATAAAAAAAATCCCAAATTCCAATTATTGTGAATTTGGGATTTTTTTTTGAGACAAAGTATTGTCATTTCGAGGAACGAGAAATCACACTCGGGACTCGACAAAGATTAGAGAATTGCTATACGGAATTTCTAGTGTGATTTCTCGTTCCTCGAAATGACAATATTGAGCTAAATTGGAATTTGAAATTTAAAAAATTGGAATTTTCTACAAAAATTTAGATTTCAATTCCGGTGTCGGAATCATACAGCTTTCTTTTTTGCCGTACCAATTGTATCTATTTTTTGCGATATAATCATAAATCCTATCACTTATAAAAATCGGTACAATTCTAAAAATAGGGGTTAACTTCCATAAACCTCCAAAATTTTTAGCTATTTCAATTACTGCTGAAGATTTATAAAAATAAGCTGTTTTTGGATCATACAAAATAATACTGTCCATTTTAGAAAAGCTGATTCCTAAATGTTTACAGATTGAAATACCCAAATCTGATTGCAATGCAACAAATCTGAAAATGTCTTTTTTGTCATGGTTTATAATAAATTGTACAGCAGAACTGCACAGGTTGCAAACTCCGTCAAAAAGAACTATTTTTTTATTTTCTGGAAGGCTTTCCATTTCAAAATCTTTGTTTCAAGTTTTATATTTCACGTTTTTGCATACATGAGATAAAGTATAAATTAGCTAAACAAGTATTTATTTGTTTTAACTATTGCATTTTTATTTTTGATAAATTTTATAAATTAAAAACGGCTTTAATAAGTCTTTTTAGATGAATTTTAAAAAAATGAGAATCTATTTTGTTGTAATTTCAGAAATCGTTTCTTAAATCGCTTTATTTTGATTTTTGACTTTTTAGTCATGTTTTAAGACTGAAAAGTTTATTTTTTAACTGCTTCTACCAGTTCCAATTCTTCCAAACTTACTTTCGAAGTAAAAATGCCATAATTTACTGTCGCTTTATTTTTTTCGATCGAATCGATACTTCCAACAGATCTTCCGTCAAGCATTCTTACTCGATCACCAACTTTTAAAATTGGTTTTGGTTTTTCAACAACTGGTTTAAGTTTTTTCTCTTTTTTCTCTTGACG encodes the following:
- the ettA gene encoding energy-dependent translational throttle protein EttA — translated: MSDDKKVIFSMQKLSKTYQGADKPVLKNIYLSFFYGAKIGILGLNGSGKSSLLKIIAGVDKNYQGDVVFQPGYTVGYLEQEPILDDSKTVIEIVREGAAETMAVLEEYNQINDLFGLEENYSDPDKMDKLMDRQAALQDKIDALGAWEIDTKLEIAMDALRTPEGDTPIKNLSGGERRRVALCRLLLQQPDVLLLDEPTNHLDAESVLWLEQHLAQYSGTVIAVTHDRYFLDNVAGWILELDRGEGIPWKGNYSSWLDQKSNRLAQEEKVASKRRKTLERELEWVRQGAKGRQTKQKARLQNYDKLLNEDQKQLDENLEIYIPNGPRLGTNVIEAKNVAKAFGEKLLYDNLNFTLPQAGIVGIIGPNGAGKSTIFKMIMGEQATDSGEFSVGETVKIAYVDQSHSNIDPNKSIWENFADGQELIMMGGKQVNSRAYLSRFNFGGGEQNKKVSMLSGGERNRLHLAMTLKEEGNVLLLDEPTNDLDVNTLRALEEGLENFAGCAVIISHDRWFLDRICTHILAFEGDSEVYFFEGSFTDYEENKKKRLGGDLTPKRLKYRKLIR
- a CDS encoding thiol-disulfide oxidoreductase DCC family protein — translated: MESLPENKKIVLFDGVCNLCSSAVQFIINHDKKDIFRFVALQSDLGISICKHLGISFSKMDSIILYDPKTAYFYKSSAVIEIAKNFGGLWKLTPIFRIVPIFISDRIYDYIAKNRYNWYGKKESCMIPTPELKSKFL